A single Acetivibrio cellulolyticus CD2 DNA region contains:
- a CDS encoding FAD-dependent oxidoreductase, whose product MKKVIIVGSGAGGAAVAKKLQGKFHVTVLESGSYFKPFSFNLSAFEKLKKTGLFFDEREIQLLFPSMKIRKTEERMVMVNGIGLGGTTTLSAGNALRIDKGFKELGINLDDEFEELYREIPITYDHQNKWRDATRKLFEICRQMDLNPKPIPKFGDYKGCTNCGRCVLGCQFGVKWDSRQFLKAAQDLGAEIVTGCKVSKVALEKGLVSGVHTQKGFYAADIVILAAGGFSTPVILRNSGIKCENKLFVDPVLCVAAESKGSFMNKELSMPFAVQKEHYILSPYFDFLSFFFNKNWRHPAADILTLMVKLGDSSNGCTDNNRIRKTLTEVDKERLQDGVDICREIFSRYGIKKENTFLGTINAGHPGGMLPLTIKESETFHNSRLPENLYIADATLFPQSLGNPPILTIMAVAGRVGKIIMERFI is encoded by the coding sequence ATGAAAAAGGTAATAATAGTTGGTAGCGGAGCTGGTGGAGCAGCTGTTGCCAAGAAGTTACAGGGAAAGTTTCATGTGACTGTTCTGGAATCAGGTAGCTATTTTAAGCCTTTCTCTTTTAATTTATCCGCCTTTGAAAAGCTTAAAAAGACAGGACTGTTTTTCGATGAAAGAGAAATACAACTGCTGTTCCCATCAATGAAAATCCGTAAAACCGAAGAAAGAATGGTCATGGTCAATGGGATTGGTCTGGGCGGAACCACTACCCTTTCTGCCGGAAATGCACTTCGCATAGACAAAGGATTTAAGGAGCTTGGAATTAATTTGGACGATGAGTTTGAAGAGCTTTACAGAGAAATTCCCATTACATACGATCATCAGAATAAATGGCGGGATGCAACAAGAAAATTATTTGAAATATGCAGGCAAATGGACTTGAATCCGAAGCCTATACCGAAGTTTGGAGATTACAAAGGTTGCACCAATTGCGGAAGATGTGTTCTGGGCTGTCAGTTCGGTGTTAAATGGGACAGTCGCCAATTTCTAAAAGCTGCACAGGATCTGGGCGCAGAAATTGTCACAGGTTGCAAAGTTTCCAAAGTTGCTTTAGAAAAAGGCCTGGTTAGCGGAGTACATACACAAAAAGGTTTCTATGCTGCTGATATTGTTATACTTGCGGCAGGCGGTTTTTCAACCCCAGTAATCCTTCGGAATTCAGGAATTAAGTGTGAAAACAAGCTGTTTGTCGACCCTGTTCTCTGCGTAGCTGCCGAATCTAAGGGAAGCTTTATGAACAAAGAGCTTTCCATGCCCTTTGCTGTACAGAAGGAACATTATATCCTATCGCCATATTTTGATTTTCTAAGCTTTTTCTTTAATAAAAACTGGCGGCACCCTGCTGCCGATATACTGACACTTATGGTTAAGCTTGGAGACTCAAGTAATGGATGTACTGATAACAATCGTATAAGAAAAACACTTACAGAGGTTGATAAGGAAAGATTACAGGATGGAGTGGACATTTGCAGGGAGATCTTTTCAAGATACGGTATCAAAAAAGAGAATACTTTCCTCGGAACAATTAATGCAGGACATCCTGGAGGTATGCTGCCACTTACAATTAAGGAATCAGAAACCTTTCACAATTCAAGGCTTCCTGAAAACCTGTATATTGCAGATGCGACCCTGTTCCCCCAATCTTTAGGAAATCCGCCCATACTTACCATCATGGCTGTGGCAGGTAGAGTAGGTAAAATAATAATGGAGAGATTTATATGA
- a CDS encoding polysaccharide pyruvyl transferase family protein: protein MIVEKTKPIIENKPNIHKVLLMGYNGANNTGSEARLLTIIEDVRKVLGEDIEITIPTMFSDNLRRYIKEGPKLKIAEYPPVYFLTLRRLVREHDLILLTEGSCYMDTWSFYLLWAFLWVSWCGFKNSIPVVAYAVDSGSLSALNRMLVQKVASKTDLIITRTQASADRLKAGKISAPIAVTADCAFDFHTDPDDNDLLKRIWPKAASGTIGIAAVDFYLWPVVFRLWGRRKNCYRWPFYYSDSRERRVARETMAENYARFADRTIEKHGRPITFICMEELDESFARLIQSSMRHKDETRIFSSREYNASQITAILRSLDLLITSRYHAGVLSLDAAVPQVAMGHDQRLRDLYRDLGIYDQYFLEHSSPQLFQLLDERVESLLQNPACQQIILRKNSQIQQMRSKYNIDLLAEFITQTAWIRTKAKRNPQPKEVIS, encoded by the coding sequence ATGATAGTAGAAAAAACAAAACCAATAATTGAAAACAAACCAAATATACATAAGGTGCTTTTGATGGGTTATAACGGTGCCAATAATACCGGTTCGGAAGCACGTCTTTTAACCATCATTGAAGATGTTCGTAAAGTATTAGGAGAGGATATCGAAATTACTATTCCAACAATGTTCAGTGACAATCTTCGCCGGTATATCAAGGAAGGTCCAAAACTAAAAATTGCAGAATATCCGCCAGTATATTTTTTAACCTTACGCAGATTGGTTCGGGAACACGATCTGATCCTACTTACTGAAGGCAGCTGCTATATGGATACATGGAGCTTTTATTTGCTTTGGGCCTTTTTATGGGTGTCCTGGTGCGGCTTTAAAAACAGTATACCTGTTGTTGCTTATGCCGTTGATTCCGGAAGTCTATCCGCACTAAACAGAATGCTGGTGCAAAAAGTAGCATCTAAAACAGATTTAATCATTACCCGTACCCAAGCCTCAGCAGATCGTCTCAAAGCCGGGAAAATAAGTGCTCCTATTGCAGTAACTGCGGATTGTGCATTTGATTTTCACACCGATCCTGACGACAATGACTTATTGAAAAGAATATGGCCTAAGGCAGCTTCGGGCACTATAGGGATTGCAGCAGTAGATTTTTATCTCTGGCCTGTGGTATTCCGTCTCTGGGGACGGCGTAAAAACTGTTACCGCTGGCCTTTCTATTACTCTGATTCCCGTGAACGTCGCGTTGCCCGCGAAACCATGGCAGAGAACTACGCCCGTTTCGCAGATCGAACTATCGAAAAACATGGGCGGCCCATTACCTTTATTTGCATGGAAGAGCTGGACGAATCTTTTGCAAGGCTAATTCAATCATCAATGCGTCACAAAGATGAAACCAGGATTTTTTCATCCCGGGAGTATAATGCATCCCAGATAACAGCAATACTAAGGAGTCTTGATCTGTTGATTACCTCCCGCTATCATGCAGGAGTGCTTTCTCTGGATGCTGCTGTGCCTCAAGTAGCCATGGGCCATGATCAACGCTTACGTGATCTTTACCGGGATCTAGGAATCTATGACCAGTATTTTTTGGAGCACTCATCGCCACAACTCTTTCAATTGCTAGATGAGCGAGTTGAATCTTTATTGCAAAATCCTGCCTGCCAACAGATAATCCTCCGTAAAAACAGTCAAATACAACAAATGCGTTCTAAATATAACATAGATCTCCTTGCAGAATTTATAACCCAGACTGCATGGATAAGAACTAAAGCGAAACGGAACCCCCAGCCCAAGGAGGTGATTTCGTGA
- a CDS encoding SDR family oxidoreductase: protein MNGAILITGATGFLGTQVTRLILEQTELPVIVLVRGQNLISVKHRLERIWWDWPNLVHEIDNRIKVLNGDLSLPKLGLIDSSYNELISSVCYIIHLAADIRLNEPLDRLRKTNVDSIQNILDLAYAVHQHHGLVRFSHVSTAYVAGRRKGRISEDALTNCYGFSNNYEQSKFEAESYVMAAGKELPISVFRPGMVIGDSKNGAIKTFNTIYFPLRLYLTGKLKFFPVNPSLKINMVPCDYVSEAIVKLTFDPKAQGLSFHLTLPNESLPTVKEMINFTRNWAKENLHLKLPTPIFLPFPVSRFQWIGRFLPRKNVIHSLLSLAPYFEEDRIYERDNIDRLLGAYKENWQNFFPQILKFAVQHGFMHRSERTVHEQALFRLSGKSRPVRFHDVTSDKIISRDPGEISYEIGRAVSSIKQMGIHPCDRIAIIGFNSTCYFVIDVAIGLSGAVSVPLYYSSPVRELTDIIDTSGSRLLFVGVPEILEKLVGTSLKIPVVSFCRENPKCVLPENFMSWQNFLMLWDGCEASMKSPAGFGDIATLRYTSGTTGRPKGAAFNHASLSWMAETIASLPPWKARTQKVFYLSFLPMNHVVEGILTSYALFYAPAPVDVYYLENFHDLQKMLPKIRPTIFFSVPRFYEKIWEQGAKSFIGRIYLRSRNSFIKKLFAIILRVVVKKIAGIDRCAQLIVGSAPASIGLLENFRSIGIDIHNAYGLTEAPLITLNRYMANRTDTVGETLPDTSIRIADDGEILVNGPQVMKDYFQDKDESPLEEGWLHTGDLGFLTDNNYLVISGRKKEIVINSYGKNINPVKIELMLREATGINNVMVYSDKKPYCTALLWGCAADPTAIESAIQKVNLQLSHPEQVKKWAILTDNLSIEGGDLTANLKMKRSAITLKYAGIIESLYVKE from the coding sequence GTGAATGGTGCAATCTTAATTACTGGAGCTACCGGTTTTTTGGGAACGCAAGTTACACGATTGATCCTTGAACAGACTGAACTTCCCGTAATTGTTCTGGTTCGGGGCCAGAATTTAATTTCTGTTAAACATAGGCTGGAAAGAATCTGGTGGGATTGGCCCAATCTGGTCCATGAAATTGATAACCGTATTAAGGTATTAAACGGTGACTTAAGCCTTCCCAAATTGGGTCTGATTGATTCATCCTATAACGAACTAATTTCATCTGTTTGCTACATAATCCATCTTGCTGCAGATATACGGCTTAATGAGCCGCTTGACAGACTTCGCAAAACGAATGTTGATAGCATTCAAAATATATTGGATCTTGCCTATGCGGTTCATCAGCATCATGGATTAGTCAGGTTCTCCCACGTTTCCACCGCCTATGTAGCCGGAAGACGAAAAGGAAGGATTTCAGAGGATGCCTTGACCAACTGTTATGGATTCTCCAACAATTATGAGCAAAGTAAATTTGAAGCTGAGTCTTATGTAATGGCAGCAGGAAAAGAACTGCCTATATCTGTTTTCCGTCCCGGAATGGTTATTGGTGATTCGAAAAACGGAGCCATAAAAACATTTAACACTATATATTTTCCGCTTCGTTTATATTTAACCGGAAAATTGAAGTTCTTCCCTGTCAACCCATCATTGAAAATAAATATGGTTCCTTGTGATTATGTATCTGAAGCCATCGTCAAATTAACCTTCGATCCAAAAGCACAAGGACTAAGCTTTCATTTAACTCTGCCCAATGAATCACTTCCTACCGTAAAAGAAATGATTAATTTCACCAGAAATTGGGCTAAGGAAAATCTTCATCTTAAGCTTCCAACACCAATTTTTCTGCCGTTCCCTGTTAGCCGATTTCAGTGGATTGGTCGATTCCTTCCACGAAAGAATGTTATTCATTCACTGCTTTCTTTAGCTCCTTACTTTGAAGAAGACCGTATTTATGAGCGTGATAATATTGATAGACTGCTCGGAGCTTACAAGGAAAATTGGCAAAATTTCTTCCCGCAAATCCTAAAATTTGCTGTGCAACATGGATTTATGCACCGTTCAGAGCGGACGGTACATGAGCAGGCTCTTTTCCGTCTATCCGGTAAAAGCCGTCCGGTAAGATTTCATGATGTAACCTCAGATAAAATAATTTCACGTGACCCTGGTGAGATCAGTTATGAAATCGGAAGGGCTGTCTCTTCAATTAAGCAGATGGGAATTCATCCGTGTGACCGGATTGCCATTATAGGATTTAACAGTACATGCTATTTCGTAATTGATGTCGCTATCGGATTAAGCGGCGCTGTCAGCGTACCTTTATATTACAGCAGTCCTGTCAGAGAACTGACGGACATCATTGATACCTCCGGCAGCAGGTTGCTGTTTGTAGGTGTGCCGGAAATTCTGGAGAAATTGGTCGGCACCAGTTTAAAAATACCGGTGGTTTCTTTTTGCCGTGAAAATCCAAAATGCGTTTTACCTGAAAACTTCATGAGTTGGCAGAACTTTTTAATGCTCTGGGACGGTTGTGAAGCCTCTATGAAATCACCTGCAGGATTTGGTGATATAGCCACTCTCCGCTATACCTCCGGAACAACGGGTCGCCCTAAAGGAGCTGCTTTCAATCACGCCAGCCTGAGTTGGATGGCAGAAACAATCGCCTCTTTACCTCCCTGGAAAGCCAGGACTCAAAAGGTATTTTACCTGTCTTTCCTTCCTATGAACCATGTGGTAGAAGGAATTCTTACTTCATATGCCCTTTTTTATGCCCCGGCACCTGTGGATGTATATTATCTGGAAAACTTCCATGATCTTCAGAAAATGCTTCCCAAAATCCGGCCGACTATCTTTTTTTCAGTTCCCAGATTCTATGAAAAGATTTGGGAACAAGGTGCAAAAAGTTTTATTGGTCGCATATATTTAAGAAGCAGGAACAGTTTTATAAAAAAGTTATTTGCAATTATTCTCCGTGTGGTTGTGAAGAAGATAGCAGGTATTGACCGTTGCGCTCAATTAATCGTTGGTTCTGCACCGGCAAGTATCGGACTATTGGAAAATTTCAGATCAATAGGAATAGATATTCATAATGCTTATGGTCTGACGGAAGCACCCCTCATCACCTTAAACCGTTATATGGCTAATAGAACAGATACTGTAGGTGAAACTCTTCCGGATACAAGTATCCGTATTGCCGATGATGGAGAAATATTGGTCAATGGTCCCCAGGTTATGAAAGATTACTTTCAAGACAAGGATGAATCGCCATTAGAGGAAGGTTGGCTGCATACAGGGGATCTTGGCTTTTTGACTGATAACAATTATCTTGTGATCTCCGGTCGAAAAAAAGAAATAGTAATTAATTCTTACGGTAAGAATATCAACCCTGTAAAAATTGAATTAATGCTCAGAGAAGCCACTGGAATCAATAATGTTATGGTATATAGTGATAAAAAGCCATATTGCACAGCACTTCTCTGGGGTTGTGCGGCTGATCCGACAGCAATTGAAAGCGCTATACAAAAAGTAAACCTGCAGCTCTCACACCCGGAACAAGTAAAAAAATGGGCTATCCTGACTGATAACCTATCAATTGAAGGCGGTGATCTCACCGCAAACCTGAAAATGAAACGATCGGCCATAACTTTAAAATATGCAGGGATAATTGAGTCTTTATATGTAAAGGAGTAA
- a CDS encoding C45 family autoproteolytic acyltransferase/hydolase: MRKKILAVLMCIVISTFIIPSTSMAKACKPVKMIGKDTHYEVVLDYTTGLSHYQMGAEYGKEIIESVPEYEALCDSYIAEVTGNEAVYNEFLSRVEDIKPQIKQEYIDEIEGLASGFSGGTENVIGDNKLSVDECFIFNLFPDIARGTQCSALSVYGKRSEINKTMSARILDWYAGSQNQIAKLQAVLTIKNGRKSICTIGYVGFMGVITGLNDNKVFAAILDSKTGMPYSSDSRSSYVFDIRYALENYKKLDQVADYLKSSDRNYTFSHLVFLSDSKTSAVLENNISTGSNCLREVRTADSVLNDGVNWGISDSVGTVNSFMINGNFDNYTGNIFNVTRWDSMKSQLLSKGSKVTLSELKEVATFHKGTNPGPMNEGNLYNDRTQQIIIFIPDKMHLEVFFRPISGDLPEVPTFETIRTGI; encoded by the coding sequence ATGAGAAAGAAAATTTTAGCAGTACTGATGTGTATAGTGATTTCAACATTTATTATACCTTCAACATCAATGGCAAAAGCTTGTAAACCTGTTAAAATGATTGGCAAGGATACTCATTATGAGGTGGTTCTCGATTATACAACTGGTTTATCTCATTATCAAATGGGTGCAGAATACGGTAAGGAAATAATTGAGTCGGTTCCTGAATACGAAGCTTTATGTGATTCCTATATTGCTGAGGTAACAGGTAATGAAGCAGTTTATAACGAGTTTTTGTCGAGAGTTGAAGATATCAAACCGCAGATTAAACAGGAATATATTGATGAAATTGAAGGTCTGGCATCAGGGTTTTCCGGAGGAACAGAGAATGTCATAGGAGACAATAAACTTTCAGTTGACGAATGCTTTATTTTTAATTTATTCCCGGATATTGCCAGAGGAACTCAGTGCTCAGCACTTTCTGTGTATGGAAAACGTTCAGAAATTAATAAAACCATGTCTGCTAGAATTCTTGATTGGTATGCTGGTTCACAAAACCAAATCGCTAAGCTTCAAGCTGTTCTTACTATAAAAAATGGCAGGAAATCAATTTGCACAATTGGATACGTTGGATTTATGGGTGTTATTACAGGATTAAATGACAATAAGGTATTTGCAGCGATCCTAGATTCAAAAACAGGTATGCCTTATTCATCCGATTCAAGATCATCGTATGTATTCGATATAAGGTATGCATTGGAGAACTATAAAAAGTTGGATCAGGTTGCAGATTACTTGAAATCAAGTGATAGAAATTATACTTTCAGTCACCTGGTTTTCCTATCAGATAGTAAAACTAGTGCCGTTTTAGAAAATAACATTAGTACAGGAAGTAATTGTTTAAGAGAGGTCCGAACAGCAGATTCTGTTTTAAATGATGGAGTTAACTGGGGGATAAGTGATAGTGTCGGAACTGTAAATTCTTTTATGATAAACGGGAATTTTGATAATTATACTGGGAATATATTTAACGTTACAAGGTGGGATTCAATGAAATCTCAACTTTTATCTAAGGGTTCTAAAGTTACACTTTCGGAATTAAAGGAAGTAGCTACATTTCATAAAGGTACCAATCCTGGTCCAATGAATGAAGGTAACCTTTATAATGATAGAACACAGCAAATAATTATATTTATTCCGGATAAGATGCATCTTGAAGTGTTTTTCAGGCCCATATCAGGGGATTTACCTGAAGTACCTACATTTGAAACAATTAGAACAGGTATATAG